The Leishmania infantum JPCM5 genome chromosome 17 genome segment GGGATGGGATTGTGAGACAGGTCAATAGATTGCAGCGAAGGGTGTCGTGTCACCACCTTGAGCAGCGCCTGGATTACAGATAAGCTGTGAATGTTATTCCAGCTAAGATCTACATGTTTCAGGAACGGGCACGTATCTATCATGGAGATCAActcgagcagcgccatcggTCGAGCGTGGAACATGTGACTACACTCTACAGAGGTGCTCGCAGGTACATACTTGCCGGTTACGAGGTAACGGTAGTCACGCAAAATCGGAAAGCCGTCATAACCGAGCCGCACTAGCCGCTGAATTTTCTGCAGGTAGAGAAGCCGCTGCACGCCCATGACTgcaagcgccgctgctcgccaccGCGCAGATGGTttcatcgctgtcgccgagGGTGCCTGTGACGGGTAGAGGGACGTCCGCCGGTTGGCGTCTAAGCCTTCCTTGATCCATGGGTGCTTGAGAGCGTCTTTGGCGCTCATTCGACGGAGTGGGTCGTAAAGGAGAAGTTGACTGATAAAGTCTTGTAGCAGTGGTGGGCATCgcagcccaccaccaccctcctcccgcgGACGATACCCGCGGCAGATGTCcttcgtcagcgccgcctctgtACGGGCCTGAAATGGGTAACGACCTAAAAACATCACGTGTGCCATGACGCCCATGGCCCACATGTCCACCGGCTTGCCGTAGTTCTTCTCTAGCAGAATCTCGGGTGCCATGAAGTGCAGCGTGCCACAGCACGTCGTCAAGCATTGCTTATTGCCGGCAAACACGGAGAGCCCGAAGTCTGATATCTTTACGACGAGGTCGTTTTGAGATAGTAGGCAGTTGCTCGGCTTCAAATCGCGGTGGACGATACCCTTTTCATGAATGTACTCCACAGCCATCAACAGCTGCGTGATGAAGCGCCGCGTCTCCAGCTCAGACACGTTTTGCCGGTCTATGCGGTGCTGAAGGGAACCACCAGGAAGGTACTCCATCACAATTGATAGGCACGCTTCGTCTTGATACGTCTCCTCGAGCTTGACGATATTGGGATGAGAAAGAAGGCTCATCGTCTCCACTTCCCCCATGACGCTCCGCAGTCCCTTGGTGCCCGCCTGACGCTTGTCGATGCGCTTCACCGCGTAGATGTCCTTCGTCCCtgtgcgccgcgtcgcgctccAGACATCGCCATAAGAGCCAGAGCCGATTTTCTCCATCAAGACGTACCTCGACTCGACGTCGACGGTGTCAGAGCTGCCCCCGCTCTTGGCATTGCGCAAGAGCGTGTCTTGCAAAGCGTAGAAGTCCATACTTTCGCTGGCATGAAGCTGCACGCAAAACCACTTCTGGTTGTCAGCGCATCGGTTGAGCGTTGGAGTGGCGTGCAGACGTGAGAGCGGGTGTGAGGGGCACGGAGTGCCGGGAGCAACAGAAGGCCACCACGAAGCAGGACGCGTGAAGAGAGTAACGGAAATGAGTAGAGGAGCGGTGAGCTGTCAAGAGCTCAAGTGCGCCTGCTTGCATCAGCTGGGAATGGCTGTGGGCTTCCCAAAAGGCAGTACCCGGTGGTGGTGCCTACGCATTGTACAGGGTAGGGGTGAAACAAAGAGCGACTGTACGGACTGCGCCTCGCTGTGCTAGAAGTCAGTGTACCGTCACAAGCCCGGGCACCTTCCCGGATGTACAAGTGCACTGGCGGCATCACAGGTTAAGGTGGGCACCGAGGGAGGCGCCTAGGAACTGCGTTTCGGCGGCCTTGATGGACACAAAGAGAGCGGAGTGCATTCACTGCCTAAATCGTCTTTGACACGTCTGTCGCGCCTATCGTTGTCTCCATTCAGCGTGTTCGGTAGGGCTGGAGGGAAGCGTAGGCGCCCGAGAAACAGCGCGCGCGTAGACGGCGTGCGATCAAGGAGCTAATGGCACACGGTCAATGAGGGAGAAAGACAGAAAGcggcacgcacaaacacgcacacctcaGCCGGGCATGCACATCCGCGGGGCCGCACAGATATACAGCTGGAAAGAAGACGCCGAATGAGACTCACCACGCAACCATGAAATGAGAGGAAAACATCGTCGCAAACATACATGCCTCCACGTACACGCAACCAAGAGAACCGGGATTGAAGTGTGGCTATACGATGCAGTGAGAAGGAAGCTCACGCGGCGAGAATCAAACCCCCATTTCCCGCATGTGTGATGTGAACGCCTCCCACATCATcaaccccacccccttccaATGGCGAGCGCCGGCATAACAAATAGACAGACAGGCCAAGCATCAAATATCGTTAATGGTCGCATTCCTACATCTCTCCCCCTTGCACGTTCTCTAGCCATCCGTAACACGAGCAAGTCGCCAGGAGTTAGAGAAGTCGGAGAAGCTGGGAGAGGGTTGGCAAGGCGGTCACTAAGCGCCGATCCCTTGCTCGCGAAGCCGCTCCACGAGCCAGTCCATGCCCTCCACCAGGCCATCACCTGTTTTTGAACTGCTTTTAACAATCGTCCACGTACGGTTCATAATGGACGACACACCAAGTTGTTCGGCGATCTCTACCTCACTGGCGGCGTCCGGCAAATCTTGTTTGTTGGCGAATATGAGCAAGAGACTCTTTCTGAGTTCGTCCTCGTCTAGGAGAGCGTACAGTTCGTGCTTGGCGACGCCCATGCGATCCCTGTCAGTGCTGTCCACCACGTAGATGACGGCGTCTGTGTCGCTGAAGTAGCAACGCCAGTACGGTCGCACACCCGTTTGGCCGCCAAGGTCCCACACTTCGAAGGAGATATTCTTGTACTGAAGAGTTTCTAAGTTGACTCCCACAGTGGGGACGGTGGTAACCACATCACCAAGATGTAGCCGATAGAGAATTGAAGTCTTTCCCGCATTGTCCAGGCCAAGCATCAAGACACGAATTTTGCGGTCTGCTGGCAGCAGACCAAGTGTCTGCTTCAGACTTGTCAGCCACGCACCCATAGTGCGGAATATCAGCGTTCTACTCGTACCCGCCTTAAGGGCGTGTCGGTGACCTGGACTGTGCGCCGAACAAGAATAgcaaaagagggagagagtaACAGCGCGACTCCTCCGACACCAATGGTAATGTGAAGCCAGCGAGTTGCGCTTGGTGAAACAGGCCCGAAGAAAGTGTGGCGCGGACCATAACAGAAACGGCACAGAGATGTGAAAGAGGGTGAAGGATACCAGGGAGGGACCGAAGAATGTCCGCAGCCTCCCTCGATTGACTTTTCCGATGCGCAAATGGTGATACTACCAAGGCCTGTGAGGGCGACGATGCCGAGAAAATAAACACCAgaacccctccccctccccgaaGGTAAGAGCGGGCGCACACAGCGCAATCGAAGCACTCACGTGGGCAGGGGAAAGCGAACAACTAAAGCAGGAGAGCGGCCACTGCCGAGCTCAACTCCCGTTGCGAGGGCCTCACAGAAGAAGGTAACGCACAGATGAGAGGCACAAAGAGGGCCGAGGCAAATGTGAAAACGAGAGTGCAGCGGCAACTCGGTAAGGACTAAAAGCAGGGGGAGCACGCGGAAAAGACCTCCGTGAAAGATTCCAGCG includes the following:
- a CDS encoding putative mitogen-activated protein kinase kinase 3, which codes for MDFYALQDTLLRNAKSGGSSDTVDVESRYVLMEKIGSGSYGDVWSATRRTGTKDIYAVKRIDKRQAGTKGLRSVMGEVETMSLLSHPNIVKLEETYQDEACLSIVMEYLPGGSLQHRIDRQNVSELETRRFITQLLMAVEYIHEKGIVHRDLKPSNCLLSQNDLVVKISDFGLSVFAGNKQCLTTCCGTLHFMAPEILLEKNYGKPVDMWAMGVMAHVMFLGRYPFQARTEAALTKDICRGYRPREEGGGGLRCPPLLQDFISQLLLYDPLRRMSAKDALKHPWIKEGLDANRRTSLYPSQAPSATAMKPSARWRAAALAVMGVQRLLYLQKIQRLVRLGYDGFPILRDYRYLVTGKYVPASTSVECSHMFHARPMALLELISMIDTCPFLKHVDLSWNNIHSLSVIQALLKVVTRHPSLQSIDLSHNPIPAVAGRSIVRLIRNPLSQVTCINVGDTGISADTIGQINSFLKEKLTPAALSYSVSTGDMQSRLTQGSGDDTLMTSSSTTVSSLQQKRSICSGPPKQPAKKESRGVRLPPISRPPVARRHGKMP
- the ARL-1 gene encoding ADP-ribosylation factor-like protein 1 — encoded protein: MGAWLTSLKQTLGLLPADRKIRVLMLGLDNAGKTSILYRLHLGDVVTTVPTVGVNLETLQYKNISFEVWDLGGQTGVRPYWRCYFSDTDAVIYVVDSTDRDRMGVAKHELYALLDEDELRKSLLLIFANKQDLPDAASEVEIAEQLGVSSIMNRTWTIVKSSSKTGDGLVEGMDWLVERLREQGIGA